Proteins co-encoded in one Populus trichocarpa isolate Nisqually-1 chromosome 10, P.trichocarpa_v4.1, whole genome shotgun sequence genomic window:
- the LOC7468156 gene encoding probable methyltransferase PMT5 isoform X1 yields the protein MRSPWFNKPFAILGPRPPISCLLLCFVCVLGLIAILGSTSSSVFDSVTPIPLPDVYSSYRRLKEQAAVDYLELRTISLGAGRQTELELCGREKENYVPCYNVSANLFAGFKDGEEFDRHCEISRQRERCLVRPPKDYKIPLRWPAGRDAIWSANVKITKDQFLSSGSLTKRLMLVEENQFAFHSEDGLVFDGLKDYSRQVAEMIGLGSDSEFLQAGVQSVLDIGCGFGIFGAHLVSLKLMPICIAAYEATGSQVQLALERGLPAMIGNFISRQLPYPPLSFDMVHCAQCGIVWDEKDGMLLIEVDRVLKPGGYFVLTSPASNPHGSSSNTKKRSTLTPTEEFSENICWNLIAQQDETFIWQKTVDVHCYKSRKHGALPLCNDVHNTPYYQPLMSCISGTTSNRWIPIQNRSSGPHLSSAELVGHGVQPEDFFEDSQVWRSALRNYWSLLSPIIFSDHPKRPGDEDPTPPYNMVRNVMDMNAQYGGLNAAMLEEKKLVWVMNVVPVRAPNTLPLILDRGFAGVMHDWCEPFPTYPRTYDMLHANGLLSHLSSERCAMMDLFLEMDRILRPEGWVIFSDKLGAIEMARALAMQIHWEARVIDLDNGSDQRLLVCQKPFMKK from the exons ATGAGAAGCCCCTGGTTCAATAAACCATTTGCTATTCTTGGCCCCAGACCGCCAATTAGTTGTTTGCTGCTGTGCTTTGTTTGTGTGCTTGGACTAATCGCTATCTTGGGTTCTACTTCTTCGAGTGTGTTTGATTCTGTGACTCCCATTCCATTGCCTGATGTTTATTCCAGTTATAGAAGGTTAAAGGAACAAGCGGCGGTTGACTATTTGGAGCTTAGAACAATCTCACTAGGAGCTGGTCGGCAAACAGAGTTGGAACTCTGTggcagagaaaaagaaaattacgtGCCTTGTTACAATGTTTCAGCAAATTTGTTCGCTGGGTTTAAAGATGGGGAGGAGTTTGATCGGCATTGTGAAATTTCAAGACAAAGGGAACGGTGTTTGGTTCGTCCTCCAAAGGACTATAAGATCCCCTTAAGGTGGCCTGCTGGTAGGGATGCAATCTGGAGCGCAAATGTTAAGATAACCAAAGACCAGTTTCTTTCTTCCGGGAGCTTGACCAAAAG GTTGATGTTAGTGGAAGAGAATCAATTTGCCTTTCACTCTGAGGATGGGTTGGTCTTTGATGGTCTCAAAGACTATTCTCGCCAGGTTGCAGAGATGATAGGGTTAGGAAGTGATTCTGAATTCCTTCAAGCTGGT GTGCAAAGTGTGCTAGATATTGGTTGTGGATTTGGTATCTTTGGAGCTCATTTAGTATCATTGAAACTAATGCCTATTTGTATTGCGGCATATGAGGCAACTGGAAGCCAAGTTCAACTGGCCCTTGAAAGAGGTCTTCCAGCGATGATTGGCAATTTTATTTCACGACAACTTCCATATCCACCATTGTCATTTGACATGGTTCATTGTGCTCAATGTGGTATTGTTTGGGATGAAAAAG ATGGCATGCTCCTTATTGAAGTGGATCGAGTTCTTAAGCCTGGAGGTTACTTTGTTTTAACTTCACCAGCAAGCAATCCACATGGAAGTTCATCGAATACAAAGAAGAGAAGCACTCTGACACCAACAGAAGAATTTAGTGAAAATATCTGTTGGAATCTTATAGCTCAGCAGGATGAGACTTTCATCTGGCAGAAAACTGTGGATGTTCATTGCTATAAATCTCG CAAGCATGGTGCTCTACCACTTTGCAATGATGTTCACAATACTCCATATTATCAACCCCTCATGTCATGTATAAGCGGGACCACCAGCAATCGCTGGATTCCCATCCAGAACAGGTCCTCTGGTCCCCATTTGAGCTCAGCAGAGCTTGTAGGTCATGGA GTTCAGCCAGAAGATTTCTTTGAAGACTCTCAGGTTTGGAGATCAGCTCTCAGAAACTACTGGTCCCTGCTTTCACCTATAATTTTCTCCGACCATCCTAAGAGGCCAGGTGATGAAGATCCAACACCTCCATATAACATGGTACGCAATGTTATGGACATGAATGCACAATACGGAGGTTTAAATGCTGCAATGCTGGAGGAAAAGAAATTAGTTTGGGTGATGAATGTTGTGCCTGTCAGGGCTCCTAATACACTTCCTCTCATACTTGATCGTGGTTTTGCTGGTGTCATGCATGACTG GTGTGAGCCATTCCCCACTTACCCCCGAACATATGACATGCTTCATGCTAATGGGCTCCTCTCACATCTCAGTTCAGAGAGATGCGCCATGatggatttatttttagagatgGATCGAATTCTACGCCCTGAG GGATGGGTTATATTTTCTGATAAATTGGGAGCTATTGAGATGGCACGAGCACTTGCTATGCAGATACATTGGGAAGCAAGGGTGATTGACCTAGATAATGGCAGTGACCAGCGGCTACTTGTTTGCCAAAAACCATTTATGAAAAAATGA
- the LOC7468156 gene encoding probable methyltransferase PMT5 isoform X3 — MRSPWFNKPFAILGPRPPISCLLLCFVCVLGLIAILGSTSSSVFDSVTPIPLPDVYSSYRRLKEQAAVDYLELRTISLGAGRQTELELCGREKENYVPCYNVSANLFAGFKDGEEFDRHCEISRQRERCLVRPPKDYKIPLRWPAGRDAIWSANVKITKDQFLSSGSLTKRLMLVEENQFAFHSEDGLVFDGLKDYSRQVAEMIGLGSDSEFLQAGVQSVLDIGCGFGIFGAHLVSLKLMPICIAAYEATGSQVQLALERGLPAMIGNFISRQLPYPPLSFDMVHCAQCGIVWDEKDGMLLIEVDRVLKPGGYFVLTSPASNPHGSSSNTKKRSTLTPTEEFSENICWNLIAQQDETFIWQKTVDVHCYKSRKHGALPLCNDVHNTPYYQPLMSCISGTTSNRWIPIQNRSSGPHLSSAELVGHGKSSARRFL; from the exons ATGAGAAGCCCCTGGTTCAATAAACCATTTGCTATTCTTGGCCCCAGACCGCCAATTAGTTGTTTGCTGCTGTGCTTTGTTTGTGTGCTTGGACTAATCGCTATCTTGGGTTCTACTTCTTCGAGTGTGTTTGATTCTGTGACTCCCATTCCATTGCCTGATGTTTATTCCAGTTATAGAAGGTTAAAGGAACAAGCGGCGGTTGACTATTTGGAGCTTAGAACAATCTCACTAGGAGCTGGTCGGCAAACAGAGTTGGAACTCTGTggcagagaaaaagaaaattacgtGCCTTGTTACAATGTTTCAGCAAATTTGTTCGCTGGGTTTAAAGATGGGGAGGAGTTTGATCGGCATTGTGAAATTTCAAGACAAAGGGAACGGTGTTTGGTTCGTCCTCCAAAGGACTATAAGATCCCCTTAAGGTGGCCTGCTGGTAGGGATGCAATCTGGAGCGCAAATGTTAAGATAACCAAAGACCAGTTTCTTTCTTCCGGGAGCTTGACCAAAAG GTTGATGTTAGTGGAAGAGAATCAATTTGCCTTTCACTCTGAGGATGGGTTGGTCTTTGATGGTCTCAAAGACTATTCTCGCCAGGTTGCAGAGATGATAGGGTTAGGAAGTGATTCTGAATTCCTTCAAGCTGGT GTGCAAAGTGTGCTAGATATTGGTTGTGGATTTGGTATCTTTGGAGCTCATTTAGTATCATTGAAACTAATGCCTATTTGTATTGCGGCATATGAGGCAACTGGAAGCCAAGTTCAACTGGCCCTTGAAAGAGGTCTTCCAGCGATGATTGGCAATTTTATTTCACGACAACTTCCATATCCACCATTGTCATTTGACATGGTTCATTGTGCTCAATGTGGTATTGTTTGGGATGAAAAAG ATGGCATGCTCCTTATTGAAGTGGATCGAGTTCTTAAGCCTGGAGGTTACTTTGTTTTAACTTCACCAGCAAGCAATCCACATGGAAGTTCATCGAATACAAAGAAGAGAAGCACTCTGACACCAACAGAAGAATTTAGTGAAAATATCTGTTGGAATCTTATAGCTCAGCAGGATGAGACTTTCATCTGGCAGAAAACTGTGGATGTTCATTGCTATAAATCTCG CAAGCATGGTGCTCTACCACTTTGCAATGATGTTCACAATACTCCATATTATCAACCCCTCATGTCATGTATAAGCGGGACCACCAGCAATCGCTGGATTCCCATCCAGAACAGGTCCTCTGGTCCCCATTTGAGCTCAGCAGAGCTTGTAGGTCATGGAAA GAGTTCAGCCAGAAGATTTCTTTGA
- the LOC7468156 gene encoding probable methyltransferase PMT5 isoform X2 has product MRSPWFNKPFAILGPRPPISCLLLCFVCVLGLIAILGSTSSSVFDSVTPIPLPDVYSSYRRLKEQAAVDYLELRTISLGAGRQTELELCGREKENYVPCYNVSANLFAGFKDGEEFDRHCEISRQRERCLVRPPKDYKIPLRWPAGRDAIWSANVKITKDQFLSSGSLTKRLMLVEENQFAFHSEDGLVFDGLKDYSRQVAEMIGLGSDSEFLQAGVQSVLDIGCGFGIFGAHLVSLKLMPICIAAYEATGSQVQLALERGLPAMIGNFISRQLPYPPLSFDMVHCAQCGIVWDEKDGMLLIEVDRVLKPGGYFVLTSPASNPHGSSSNTKKRSTLTPTEEFSENICWNLIAQQDETFIWQKTVDVHCYKSRKHGALPLCNDVHNTPYYQPLMSCISGTTSNRWIPIQNRSSGPHLSSAELVGHGVQPEDFFEDSQVWRSALRNYWSLLSPIIFSDHPKRPGDEDPTPPYNMVRNVMDMNAQYGGLNAAMLEEKKLVWVMNVVPVRAPNTLPLILDRGFAGVMHDCFFAKSMDINFTNKVYIFNLS; this is encoded by the exons ATGAGAAGCCCCTGGTTCAATAAACCATTTGCTATTCTTGGCCCCAGACCGCCAATTAGTTGTTTGCTGCTGTGCTTTGTTTGTGTGCTTGGACTAATCGCTATCTTGGGTTCTACTTCTTCGAGTGTGTTTGATTCTGTGACTCCCATTCCATTGCCTGATGTTTATTCCAGTTATAGAAGGTTAAAGGAACAAGCGGCGGTTGACTATTTGGAGCTTAGAACAATCTCACTAGGAGCTGGTCGGCAAACAGAGTTGGAACTCTGTggcagagaaaaagaaaattacgtGCCTTGTTACAATGTTTCAGCAAATTTGTTCGCTGGGTTTAAAGATGGGGAGGAGTTTGATCGGCATTGTGAAATTTCAAGACAAAGGGAACGGTGTTTGGTTCGTCCTCCAAAGGACTATAAGATCCCCTTAAGGTGGCCTGCTGGTAGGGATGCAATCTGGAGCGCAAATGTTAAGATAACCAAAGACCAGTTTCTTTCTTCCGGGAGCTTGACCAAAAG GTTGATGTTAGTGGAAGAGAATCAATTTGCCTTTCACTCTGAGGATGGGTTGGTCTTTGATGGTCTCAAAGACTATTCTCGCCAGGTTGCAGAGATGATAGGGTTAGGAAGTGATTCTGAATTCCTTCAAGCTGGT GTGCAAAGTGTGCTAGATATTGGTTGTGGATTTGGTATCTTTGGAGCTCATTTAGTATCATTGAAACTAATGCCTATTTGTATTGCGGCATATGAGGCAACTGGAAGCCAAGTTCAACTGGCCCTTGAAAGAGGTCTTCCAGCGATGATTGGCAATTTTATTTCACGACAACTTCCATATCCACCATTGTCATTTGACATGGTTCATTGTGCTCAATGTGGTATTGTTTGGGATGAAAAAG ATGGCATGCTCCTTATTGAAGTGGATCGAGTTCTTAAGCCTGGAGGTTACTTTGTTTTAACTTCACCAGCAAGCAATCCACATGGAAGTTCATCGAATACAAAGAAGAGAAGCACTCTGACACCAACAGAAGAATTTAGTGAAAATATCTGTTGGAATCTTATAGCTCAGCAGGATGAGACTTTCATCTGGCAGAAAACTGTGGATGTTCATTGCTATAAATCTCG CAAGCATGGTGCTCTACCACTTTGCAATGATGTTCACAATACTCCATATTATCAACCCCTCATGTCATGTATAAGCGGGACCACCAGCAATCGCTGGATTCCCATCCAGAACAGGTCCTCTGGTCCCCATTTGAGCTCAGCAGAGCTTGTAGGTCATGGA GTTCAGCCAGAAGATTTCTTTGAAGACTCTCAGGTTTGGAGATCAGCTCTCAGAAACTACTGGTCCCTGCTTTCACCTATAATTTTCTCCGACCATCCTAAGAGGCCAGGTGATGAAGATCCAACACCTCCATATAACATGGTACGCAATGTTATGGACATGAATGCACAATACGGAGGTTTAAATGCTGCAATGCTGGAGGAAAAGAAATTAGTTTGGGTGATGAATGTTGTGCCTGTCAGGGCTCCTAATACACTTCCTCTCATACTTGATCGTGGTTTTGCTGGTGTCATGCATGACTG CTTCTTTGCAAAAAGCATGGACATCAACTTTACTAATAAAGTTTACATTTTCAATCTGAGCTGA